One Peromyscus leucopus breed LL Stock chromosome 2, UCI_PerLeu_2.1, whole genome shotgun sequence DNA window includes the following coding sequences:
- the Mob3c gene encoding MOB kinase activator 3C, which yields MALCLKQVFAKDKTFRPRKRFEPGTQRFELYKKAQASLKSGLDLRSVVRLPPGESIDDWIAVHVVDFFNRINLIYGTMAEHCSETSCPVMAGGPRYEYRWQDERQYRRPAKLSAPRYMALLMDWIEGLINDEDVFPTRVGVPFPKNFQQVCTKILTRLFRVFVHVYIHHFDSILSMGAEAHVNTCYKHFYYFIQEFSLVDQRELEPLREMTERICH from the exons ATGGCACTGTGCCTGAAGCAGGTGTTTGCTAAGGACAAGACTTTCCGGCCCCGGAAGCGCTTTGAACCTGGCACACAGCGCTTTGAGCTTTATAAGAAGGCACAAGCCTCACTCAAATCCGGCCTGGACCTTCGAAGTGTGGTGAGGCTGCCACCTGGTGAGAGCATCGATGACTGGATCGCTGTGCATGTGGTGGACTTCTTCAACCGCATCAACCTCATCTATGGCACCATGGCTGAGCACTGCAGTGAGACCAGCTGCCCAGTCATGGCTGGTGGGCCTCGCTATGAGTACCGCTGGCAGGACGAGCGCCAGTACCGAAGGCCCGCCAAGCTCTCGGCACCCCGCTATATGGCATTGCTCATGGACTGGATCGAGGGTCTCATCAATGATGAAGATGTCTTTCCTACACGTGTTG GAGTTCCCTTCCCCAAGAACTTCCAGCAGGTCTGCACCAAGATCCTGACCCGACTGTTCCGCGTCTTTGTCCATGTCTACATCCACCACTTTGATAGCATCCTCAGCATGGGGGCAGAGGCACATGTCAACACCTGCTATAAACACTTTTACTACTTCATCCAAGAGTTCAGCCTGGTGGACCAGAGGGAACTAGAACCACTG AGGGAGATGACAGAACGGATCTGTCACTGA